The window CGCGATGGACATCGATTTCCACTACCACGCCACATATGTCGCTGCCCGCTTCGCCGGGTACTCGGAGAGGGAGGCGCTGATCATCGCCACGGCGGCGCAGATGATCGACGAGAACGGCATCGGCGTGCTCGCCGAGCAGATCTCCGTGCACCGCTCGGATGACGCGAAGAACATCCTCTACCAGTACAAGCCGCTGCCGACCTTCTCCTCGCCGGGGGACATCTTCTCCGCGACGGTGAAGAAGCACACGCAGGACCGGCTGGCGTCCGTCTGGTCGGTGTTCCACTTCCTGCCGGGCAACTTCGAGCTGCCGAGCACGGTGCCCGCGCGCTTTCGCAGCGAGCGCTGGTCCAGGCGGGACTACGTGACGACGAAGAGCACCCCGCAGGCGCCGGCCCTCTTCAAGTGGCTGTGTCGGCCCCACAGCCCGCTGGCCATGCACCTGGTCAACAACTGCCGGGACATGGTGCACCAGCCGGGGGGCGTGGTGGCGCGCGAGCGGCTCGAGCCCTACTTCGTCGGCGTGACGATGCACGTGTTCGCGGACACCTGGGCCCACCAGGACTTCACCGGGCCGGCGGAGCAGGCGGTGAACGACGCGCGCGGCGAGACGCACTTCGCCTCCACGCCTCGGAGCAGGGCCTTCCCCCAGGGCGTGCCCCCGGAGAACACGGACTTCCTCAAGCTCGACTGGCAGCAGGCCTCCTGGAGCTTCAACCTCTTTGGCACCAAGGACTATGCCCCGCGGGGCGCGGACGCCTCGTATACGGGCCATGGCCGCGTGGGGCACTGGCCGGACCACAGCGCGCTCATCTGGAAGTACTTCCCGGCGTGGAAGGGCGGCCAGGCGCTCATCCGCAACAACCCCTTCCACTACGCGGACGCCTTCGCGCACCTGGTGAGCGCGATGATCGCCATCCGCACCAACCGCCCGTACCAGCCCTTCGCCCTCGACTCCCGCGGGCTCTCGCGGCTGTGCGCCCAGACGGGAGGCCAGGGCGCCCCGAAGATGACGCTGGAGTCGCTGCGCGTCGTCAACAAGCTGCTGCAGCAGGAGCGCGCCGCCCTGCCGCGAGAGACGACCTGGTTCAACGGGATGATCGACGACAAGTGGGACCAGGCGATCGCGGTGCACGGCCGCGCCTGGCGCGAGGCCATGCCGGGGCTGCTCGGTCTCGGGGGCCACACCGCCGACTGGTACCCGGGCCGCAGCGAGTGGATCGCCAAGGCGCGGCTGAAGCTCAAGAAGGGCTCCACCCCCTCCATCGACGAGCGCGATCTGGCGGCCCTGGACTTCTTCAAGTTCAACTACGCGGCCAAGCTCCACTACCGCACCGTGAAGGAGCAGCTCCTGGCCTGGGGCCAGCGGCTCATCGGCGAGTGGAATGACGGCAGCGCCTACGTGGAGGACTTCGACGCGCTGAGGCTGCAGCGCGAGCCCTGGCGCGAGAAGATCCGCCGGGTGCTCACCGCGTGCATCGGCACGACGCAGAAGCAGTACCGCCAGCAGGGGCTGGCGCTGCTGCTGCAGGAGCTCGACGAGGCCAGGGCGGAGGGAGACATCACCACCCGGCTCCAGCTTGCGCTCACGGACGCGGGCGAGTCCGTGTACGGGCTCCAGCACCGGGATGGCGGCAACACGGTGAAGCAGCTCCAGAAGCTGCTGCAGGAGCTGGGGGCCTCGGGCAGCGTGCTGGCGGCGCTGACGCGCTACATCCAGATGCCCTCCGTGGAGGAGTGGAAGGAGGACCTGAGCTACGAGCGCTTCGCGCGGCGCGCCTCGGATCCGGTGCTGGTGCGGATCGACAACGGGCTGGCGACCTTCCACAAGGCGGAAAGCACGGACGGGCGGTTCGACGCGGCCAAGGCGCTGAAGAAGGCGTGCGACGACTGGCTCGCGGGCGGGTACACCACGAAGGAGACGTCTCGGCGGCCGGCGGTGAAGGGGCTCCGGGAGGCGGCGGCGGCCTGGGTGGCCCAGGAGACGGAGGCGCGGGCCCGGCGCGAGCACGGCCGCTGAGCCGCCTCGCGGGGACACGGAATCAGCGGTAGAATGACGCGTTCGCGACCTGGGGGCGTCATTGGCGTCCTCCGTCACTCCGGGAGCCAGGGCATGCCCAAGCGCAAGCGCGAAGAGCTCGAAGAAGACGCGTACTCGTTGGAGACGATCTCGCTGCTGTTCATCCCCTTCGATGCGTCCCCTCGGAAGTTCTACCAGAAGAACTCCGAGATCGGCGTGAAGGGCCTGGAGGGCTTCTTCAACGAGAAGGGGCAGCCGGTGGACAGCCGCCGCAACGAGCTCGTCCCGGGGAGCAAGTTCAAGAGCTTCCAGGCGAAGGCCGACTTCGTGACGAACCTGTCCAGGATCGTGCGACAGGAGTGCGAGCTCATCCGGAACATCCACAGCCCGGACTCGGACTACGAGTCGAAGCTCTCCTCGCTATTGGAGGGCAACGCCCAGCAGGATCGCTACCGGGACTGGAGCGAGCGGAAGAAGAAGCGGGTCGAGCAGGTGCTTCGAGGGTACAAGCACTACCCCACGCTGCTCTTCCTCTCGGAGAACCCCACGGGGGAGCCGTTTCCGAAGCGGATCGACACGGGCACGCCGAACCTGGGGTACGTGAAGAAGGCCGCCATCGACAAGCAGCAGGTGAAGTCGGTCAGGGCCGTCAACGAGATGGCGGTGTACCTCCGGGAGGACATCGCCTCGCGGCTCGGCGGCCCGAGCGACGATGCGTTGTTCCTGGAGACGGAGGTGCTCGTCCGGGACACCAAGGGCCTGAAAGTGAAGGCGAAGGACGAGTACATCCTCAAGGTGAGGATGGGCAAGCAGTACGGCCACTCCTGCACGGTAGCGGGAGTCCACCTCCGGGCCTCGCTCGTCGGCTCGAGCAAGGAGGCCCGCCGCGAGGAGCGGGAGGCGCTGGAGCGCTTCTGCGCGCAGCATGGCATCCAGCTCCTGGTGGGGGACTTCAACATGGACCTCCAGGAGTCCATCCAGGGGAGCCGGGGCATCTACTTCGACACCTCGCAGGAGTCCCAACCGCGGTTCGCGCTGCCCCGGGACTCCACGGTGGCCATTCCCTTCTACATCCAGCAGTTCTCGAACTCGGCTGGGAATGAGCACTTCATGGGGTATTTCAAGGCGGACACGGAGAAGCTCGAGCTCTCCGGAGTGAGCATGTACGGGCTGATGGGCGCCAGCGGCTCGAGGCACTTGAAGGAGGAGGGCCAGTACTACTCGGATCATCCGTCCATCTACCTCGC of the Hyalangium gracile genome contains:
- a CDS encoding DUF6765 family protein; the protein is MDIDFHYHATYVAARFAGYSEREALIIATAAQMIDENGIGVLAEQISVHRSDDAKNILYQYKPLPTFSSPGDIFSATVKKHTQDRLASVWSVFHFLPGNFELPSTVPARFRSERWSRRDYVTTKSTPQAPALFKWLCRPHSPLAMHLVNNCRDMVHQPGGVVARERLEPYFVGVTMHVFADTWAHQDFTGPAEQAVNDARGETHFASTPRSRAFPQGVPPENTDFLKLDWQQASWSFNLFGTKDYAPRGADASYTGHGRVGHWPDHSALIWKYFPAWKGGQALIRNNPFHYADAFAHLVSAMIAIRTNRPYQPFALDSRGLSRLCAQTGGQGAPKMTLESLRVVNKLLQQERAALPRETTWFNGMIDDKWDQAIAVHGRAWREAMPGLLGLGGHTADWYPGRSEWIAKARLKLKKGSTPSIDERDLAALDFFKFNYAAKLHYRTVKEQLLAWGQRLIGEWNDGSAYVEDFDALRLQREPWREKIRRVLTACIGTTQKQYRQQGLALLLQELDEARAEGDITTRLQLALTDAGESVYGLQHRDGGNTVKQLQKLLQELGASGSVLAALTRYIQMPSVEEWKEDLSYERFARRASDPVLVRIDNGLATFHKAESTDGRFDAAKALKKACDDWLAGGYTTKETSRRPAVKGLREAAAAWVAQETEARARREHGR